A stretch of Gemmobacter fulvus DNA encodes these proteins:
- the gor gene encoding glutathione-disulfide reductase codes for MTFDYDLFVIGGGSGGVRAARIASAEGGAKVALAEEYRMGGTCVIRGCVPKKLMVYASEYPGLIADARAYGWQVQPGAFDWAQFRGQLEVELTRLENAYRGTLKSAGVEVFDMRATVVDAHTVALADGRQVTTKHILIATGGRPFVPDVPGAELAITSNDIFHLAALPKRALVVGGGYIASEFACILKGLGAEVAQYYRGAQILRGFDDEARGLVATAMQANGIAIHCGTDVQRLEQGETGISVVAQDGTVREFDLVMYATGRKPNSAGLGLEPLGVGFGRNGEILVDGWSQTAVPSIYAVGDVTDRINLTPVAIREGHAFADTVFRGLPRQADHDLVASAVFTQPELGTVGLGEEAARAQEPIEVYAASFRPMQSLFAGRQDRVLMKLVVSQASRKVLGCHIVGPGAGEMIQLAAIAVKMGATKEDFDRTVAVHPTISEELVTMRNPVRRD; via the coding sequence ATGACCTTTGACTATGATCTGTTCGTGATCGGCGGCGGCTCTGGCGGCGTGCGCGCTGCGCGGATCGCCAGTGCCGAAGGCGGGGCGAAAGTGGCGCTGGCCGAAGAATACCGCATGGGCGGCACCTGTGTGATTCGGGGCTGCGTGCCGAAAAAGCTGATGGTCTATGCGTCGGAATATCCGGGCCTGATCGCGGATGCGCGCGCCTATGGCTGGCAGGTGCAGCCGGGGGCCTTTGACTGGGCGCAGTTCCGGGGCCAGTTGGAGGTGGAGCTGACGCGGCTGGAAAATGCCTATCGCGGCACGCTGAAATCGGCGGGCGTCGAGGTGTTCGACATGCGCGCGACGGTGGTGGATGCGCATACCGTGGCGCTGGCCGACGGTCGGCAGGTGACGACGAAACACATCCTGATCGCCACCGGGGGGCGGCCCTTCGTGCCCGACGTGCCGGGGGCAGAGCTTGCCATCACCTCGAATGACATTTTCCATCTGGCCGCCTTGCCCAAACGCGCGCTGGTGGTGGGCGGCGGTTATATCGCATCGGAATTTGCCTGTATCCTCAAGGGCCTCGGGGCCGAAGTTGCGCAATATTACCGGGGCGCGCAGATCCTGCGCGGCTTTGATGACGAGGCGCGCGGCCTTGTGGCGACGGCGATGCAGGCCAATGGCATCGCCATCCATTGCGGCACCGATGTGCAGCGGCTGGAGCAGGGCGAAACCGGCATCAGCGTGGTGGCGCAGGATGGCACGGTGCGCGAATTCGATCTGGTGATGTATGCCACCGGGCGCAAACCCAACAGCGCCGGTCTGGGGCTGGAGCCGCTGGGCGTGGGATTTGGCCGCAATGGCGAGATTCTGGTGGATGGCTGGAGCCAGACGGCGGTGCCCTCGATCTATGCCGTGGGCGATGTGACCGACCGGATCAACCTGACGCCGGTGGCGATCCGCGAGGGACATGCCTTCGCGGATACCGTGTTCCGGGGCCTGCCACGTCAGGCCGATCACGACCTGGTGGCCAGTGCGGTATTCACCCAGCCGGAGCTTGGCACAGTGGGCCTTGGTGAAGAGGCGGCGCGGGCGCAGGAACCGATCGAGGTCTATGCCGCCAGCTTCCGCCCGATGCAGTCGCTGTTTGCCGGACGGCAGGACCGCGTGCTGATGAAACTGGTGGTCAGTCAGGCGAGCCGCAAGGTTCTGGGCTGCCATATCGTCGGCCCCGGTGCCGGAGAGATGATCCAGCTTGCCGCGATTGCGGTGAAGATGGGCGCGACCAAGGAAGATTTCGACCGCACCGTTGCGGTGCATCCCACCATTTCGGAAGAGCTGGTAACGATGCGCAACCCGGTGCGGCGCGACTGA
- the rpiA gene encoding ribose-5-phosphate isomerase RpiA, whose translation MPADLSPIDKAKFVAAKRAVEFVESGMKLGLGTGSTAAWMVRCLGERIREEGLKVVGVPTSTRTAELARQVGVPIMSLDEAKWLDLTIDGADEIDPQLNLIKGGGAALLQEKIVATASDQMIVIADAAKDVAQLGAFPLPVEVIPFGWQTSKALIEEMLVSLDVLGRDCTLRMNGDAPLVTDEANYIIDLHLKRIGNPRQLALVLNQIPGVVENGLFIDICDKVVIGHGDGRVVLRDINSGETSDERIEFAATDNIFADLDD comes from the coding sequence ATGCCCGCCGATCTGTCGCCCATCGACAAGGCCAAATTCGTTGCCGCCAAACGTGCGGTGGAGTTCGTGGAATCGGGGATGAAGCTGGGCCTTGGCACCGGCTCCACCGCCGCATGGATGGTGCGCTGTCTGGGTGAGCGGATCCGCGAAGAGGGGCTGAAGGTCGTTGGTGTCCCGACCTCGACCCGCACGGCAGAGCTGGCGCGGCAGGTGGGCGTGCCGATCATGTCGCTGGACGAGGCGAAATGGCTGGATCTGACGATTGATGGCGCCGACGAGATCGACCCGCAGCTGAACCTGATCAAGGGCGGCGGCGCGGCCCTGTTGCAGGAAAAGATCGTGGCAACCGCTTCCGACCAGATGATCGTGATCGCGGATGCCGCCAAGGATGTGGCGCAGCTGGGAGCGTTTCCGCTGCCGGTCGAGGTGATCCCCTTTGGCTGGCAGACCAGCAAGGCGCTGATCGAGGAAATGCTGGTCAGCCTCGATGTGCTGGGCCGCGATTGCACGCTGCGCATGAACGGCGATGCGCCGCTGGTGACGGATGAGGCGAATTACATCATCGACCTGCATCTGAAACGGATCGGCAACCCGCGGCAACTGGCGCTGGTGCTGAACCAGATCCCCGGCGTGGTGGAAAACGGGCTGTTCATCGACATTTGCGACAAGGTGGTGATTGGCCATGGCGATGGCCGCGTGGTGCTGCGCGACATCAACTCGGGCGAAACCTCGGACGAGCGGATCGAGTTTGCCGCTACGGACAACATCTTTGCCGATCTGGATGACTGA
- a CDS encoding L-serine ammonia-lyase codes for MFLSVFDMFKLGIGPSSSHTMGPMVAAARFLDTLRGSPFHAHGLRASLHGSLAFTGVGHATDRATILGLAGFEPATFDNDRAEAAMAEIIATKVITPPGLGPLRFDPKTDMLFDFGPPLPGHANGMVLRATDAQGDVILEETYYSIGGGFVLTAAELAAGDSAKAKANCPYPFETAEAMLAMAKASGLSIAQMKRANELCFRSAAELDQGIARIWEVMNNCINRGMAGTGILPGGLKVRRRAKGIHDALIAERGLNMTAPHTINDWMSLYAMAVNEENAAGGQVVTAPTNGAAGVVPAVLRYYLDHVPGASVSKIPDFLLTAAAVGGLVKHNASISGAECGCQAEVGSAAAMAAAAMAAVLGGTVEQVENAAEIALEHHLGMTCDPVKGLVQVPCIERNGLGAIKAVSAASLALRGDGIHLVSLDACIETMRQTGQDMHEKYKETSLGGLAVNVPNC; via the coding sequence ATGTTCCTTTCCGTTTTCGACATGTTCAAACTAGGCATCGGCCCGTCATCCTCGCATACGATGGGGCCGATGGTCGCCGCCGCGCGCTTTCTGGACACGCTGCGCGGCAGCCCGTTCCACGCCCATGGGCTGCGCGCCTCGCTGCATGGCAGTCTGGCCTTTACCGGCGTCGGCCATGCGACCGACCGCGCCACCATTCTGGGTCTGGCCGGGTTCGAGCCCGCCACCTTTGACAATGACCGCGCCGAAGCCGCGATGGCCGAGATCATCGCGACCAAGGTCATCACCCCGCCGGGCCTTGGCCCGCTGCGCTTTGATCCGAAAACCGACATGCTGTTCGATTTCGGCCCGCCGCTGCCCGGCCATGCCAATGGTATGGTGCTGCGCGCCACCGATGCGCAGGGCGACGTGATCCTTGAAGAAACCTATTATTCCATCGGTGGCGGCTTTGTTCTGACTGCAGCCGAACTTGCGGCTGGCGACAGCGCCAAGGCCAAGGCCAACTGCCCCTACCCGTTCGAGACGGCCGAGGCGATGCTGGCCATGGCCAAGGCCTCGGGCCTGTCGATTGCGCAGATGAAACGTGCGAACGAGCTGTGTTTCCGCAGCGCCGCCGAGCTGGATCAGGGCATTGCCCGGATCTGGGAGGTGATGAACAACTGCATCAATCGCGGCATGGCGGGCACGGGCATCCTGCCCGGCGGGCTGAAGGTGCGCCGCCGCGCCAAGGGCATCCATGATGCGCTGATCGCCGAACGCGGCCTGAACATGACCGCGCCGCATACGATCAATGACTGGATGAGCCTCTACGCCATGGCGGTGAACGAGGAAAACGCGGCGGGGGGGCAGGTCGTCACCGCGCCCACCAATGGTGCGGCGGGTGTGGTGCCGGCGGTGCTGCGCTATTACCTCGACCATGTGCCGGGGGCCTCGGTGTCGAAGATCCCCGACTTTCTGCTGACGGCGGCGGCGGTTGGCGGGCTGGTCAAACACAATGCCTCGATCTCGGGCGCGGAATGTGGCTGTCAGGCCGAGGTGGGCTCTGCCGCAGCGATGGCGGCGGCGGCCATGGCCGCCGTGCTGGGCGGCACGGTGGAACAGGTGGAAAACGCGGCGGAAATCGCGCTGGAACACCATCTTGGCATGACCTGCGATCCGGTGAAGGGTCTGGTGCAGGTGCCCTGCATCGAACGCAACGGTCTGGGCGCGATCAAGGCGGTTTCGGCGGCCAGCCTCGCGCTGCGCGGCGATGGCATCCATCTGGTCAGTCTGGACGCCTGTATCGAAACCATGCGCCAGACCGGCCAGGACATGCACGAGAAATACAAGGAAACCTCGCTCGGGGGGCTTGCCGTCAACGTGCCGAACTGCTGA
- a CDS encoding DMT family transporter: MTQDRILPGVLLMLAFCVLAPLLDVASKLATATIPVGQVTLARFVVQGALMLPIALALRSEWRMSGRMAGLVTLRALFLVLSTYCFIAAIAVMPIADALAIVFVEPFILLILGRFLFGDEVGPRRIAASCVGFAGALLVIQPAFATFGLVTLYPLGTAFLFAFYMLVTRAMSAQMHPVAMQLHTSLAGIALCLPVIWLADGSGITELDPVMPQGRAWLWLFGGGFWAGVSHMCMTYALKFAPSATLAPLHYSEIVVAVALGYLVFSDFPNAMTWAGIGVITASGLYVIWREQITARRRRATESLTDASF, encoded by the coding sequence ATGACCCAAGACCGTATCCTGCCCGGCGTGCTGTTGATGCTTGCCTTTTGTGTGCTTGCGCCCTTGCTGGACGTGGCCTCGAAACTGGCTACCGCAACGATCCCTGTCGGGCAGGTGACGCTGGCGCGGTTTGTGGTGCAGGGCGCCCTGATGCTGCCCATCGCCCTGGCCCTGCGTAGCGAGTGGCGGATGAGCGGGCGCATGGCGGGGCTTGTCACGCTGCGCGCGCTGTTTCTGGTGCTGTCGACCTATTGTTTCATCGCGGCCATCGCGGTGATGCCCATCGCCGATGCCCTGGCGATCGTGTTTGTCGAGCCGTTCATCCTGCTGATTCTGGGCCGCTTCCTGTTCGGCGACGAGGTGGGGCCGCGCCGCATCGCCGCCTCTTGCGTCGGGTTTGCCGGGGCGCTGCTGGTGATCCAGCCCGCCTTTGCCACCTTTGGGCTGGTCACGCTTTATCCGCTGGGCACGGCGTTCTTGTTTGCCTTCTACATGCTGGTCACGCGTGCCATGTCGGCGCAGATGCACCCGGTGGCGATGCAATTGCACACCTCGCTCGCCGGGATTGCGCTGTGCCTGCCGGTGATCTGGCTGGCTGACGGTTCGGGCATCACCGAGCTTGACCCGGTCATGCCGCAGGGACGGGCCTGGCTCTGGCTGTTCGGGGGCGGCTTTTGGGCGGGCGTCAGCCATATGTGCATGACCTATGCGCTGAAATTCGCCCCCTCGGCCACGCTGGCCCCGCTGCATTACAGCGAGATCGTGGTGGCGGTGGCGCTGGGGTATCTGGTGTTCAGCGATTTCCCCAATGCGATGACCTGGGCCGGGATCGGCGTGATCACCGCCTCGGGGCTTTATGTGATCTGGCGCGAACAGATCACCGCCCGCCGCCGCCGCGCGACCGAGTCGCTAACGGATGCCAGCTTCTGA
- a CDS encoding thiamine diphosphokinase: protein MNHPIVESCDAITLIAGGPCTRADLALARRRAPVIVAVDGGADRALALGAEPVAVIGDFDSLSEAARQRLGPARLHRIAEQETTDFDKALRSVAAPFVLALGVAGGRIDHELAVLNALVQHQAAGRAVPCLLIGVQDVIFAAPPELTLRLRVGDRLSLFPMGRVTGDSVGLRWPITGLNFAPDGRIGTSNTVTQAEVQLRFDAPNMLVMLPRARLDAALRALVPGFRLPRRSEAGIR from the coding sequence ATGAATCACCCGATTGTCGAATCCTGCGATGCGATTACCCTGATCGCCGGAGGCCCCTGCACCCGCGCGGATCTGGCGCTGGCCCGGCGTCGCGCCCCTGTGATCGTTGCGGTGGATGGCGGCGCGGACCGGGCGCTGGCGCTGGGGGCAGAGCCAGTGGCGGTGATCGGCGATTTCGATTCCCTGTCAGAGGCGGCGCGGCAGCGGCTGGGCCCGGCGCGGCTGCACCGGATTGCCGAACAGGAAACGACCGATTTCGACAAGGCGCTGCGCTCGGTGGCCGCGCCCTTCGTGCTGGCGCTGGGCGTGGCGGGCGGGCGGATTGATCACGAACTGGCGGTGCTGAACGCGCTGGTGCAGCATCAGGCGGCGGGGCGGGCGGTGCCCTGCCTGCTGATCGGGGTGCAGGATGTGATCTTTGCCGCACCGCCCGAACTGACGCTGCGCCTGCGCGTCGGGGATCGGCTGTCGCTGTTTCCTATGGGCCGGGTGACGGGCGACAGTGTCGGGCTGCGCTGGCCGATCACCGGCCTGAATTTCGCGCCGGACGGGCGGATCGGCACCTCGAACACGGTGACGCAGGCCGAGGTGCAGCTGCGCTTTGATGCGCCGAACATGCTGGTGATGCTGCCGCGCGCCCGTCTGGATGCGGCGCTGCGCGCACTGGTGCCGGGGTTTCGCCTGCCCAGACGGTCAGAAGCTGGCATCCGTTAG
- a CDS encoding DUF2842 domain-containing protein: MALSYKARRRLSLLVLIIGMPLYIVAAVSLVNWADGRFGRLPIWAEFAVYVGLGFLWALPFKRLFKGVGQADPAARRDSTD, translated from the coding sequence ATGGCGCTGAGCTACAAGGCCCGCAGGCGGCTGTCGCTTCTGGTGCTGATCATCGGGATGCCGCTTTACATCGTGGCGGCGGTCAGTCTGGTGAACTGGGCCGATGGCCGCTTTGGCCGCTTGCCGATCTGGGCGGAATTCGCGGTCTATGTCGGGCTGGGCTTCCTGTGGGCGCTGCCGTTCAAACGCCTGTTCAAGGGCGTGGGCCAAGCGGATCCGGCGGCCCGGCGCGACAGCACCGACTGA
- a CDS encoding adenylosuccinate synthase has product MANVVVVGAQWGDEGKGKIVDWLSERADVIARFQGGHNAGHTLVIDGKVYKLSLLPSGIVRGGKLSVIGNGVVLDPWHLVTEIEKLRGQGVDISPENLMIAENAPLILPLHGELDRAREGNTGVAKIGTTGRGIGPAYEDKVGRRAIRVADLADEKTLELRIDRLMAHHDALRRGLGMEPLDRAALLAQLKEIAPQVLPYAAPVWKVMTEARRAGKRILFEGAQGALLDIDFGTYPFVTSSNVIAGQAATGVGLGPTAIDFVLGIVKAYTTRVGEGPFPAELFDADGDRLGERGHEFGTVTGRKRRCGWFDAVLVRQTCATSGVSGIALTKLDVLDGFPVLKICVGYELDGTRLDYLPTAADAQARCIPIYEEMEGWSESTAGARSWADLPGAAIKYVRRIEELIQCPVALLSTSPERDDTILVTDPFAD; this is encoded by the coding sequence ATGGCCAATGTCGTCGTCGTCGGCGCCCAATGGGGCGATGAGGGGAAGGGCAAGATCGTTGACTGGCTCAGCGAACGCGCCGATGTGATCGCGCGCTTTCAGGGCGGTCACAATGCAGGCCATACGCTGGTCATTGACGGCAAGGTTTACAAGCTGTCGCTGCTGCCCTCGGGCATCGTGCGCGGTGGCAAGCTGAGCGTGATCGGCAATGGTGTGGTGCTGGATCCCTGGCATCTGGTGACCGAGATCGAAAAGCTGCGCGGGCAGGGGGTCGATATTTCGCCCGAAAACCTGATGATCGCCGAAAACGCCCCGCTGATCCTGCCGCTGCATGGCGAGCTGGATCGCGCGCGCGAAGGCAATACCGGCGTGGCCAAGATCGGCACCACCGGGCGCGGCATCGGCCCGGCCTATGAGGATAAAGTCGGTCGTCGCGCGATTCGTGTGGCCGATCTGGCCGATGAGAAAACGCTGGAGCTGCGGATCGACCGGCTGATGGCGCATCACGATGCGCTGCGTCGCGGGCTGGGCATGGAGCCGCTGGACCGTGCGGCGCTGCTGGCGCAACTGAAAGAGATTGCGCCGCAGGTGCTGCCCTATGCCGCGCCGGTGTGGAAAGTGATGACCGAGGCCCGCCGCGCGGGCAAACGCATCCTGTTCGAAGGGGCGCAGGGCGCGCTGCTCGACATTGATTTCGGCACCTATCCCTTCGTTACCTCGTCCAACGTGATCGCCGGTCAGGCCGCGACGGGCGTGGGCCTTGGCCCGACGGCGATTGATTTCGTGCTGGGCATCGTGAAGGCCTATACCACCCGCGTCGGTGAAGGCCCGTTCCCGGCGGAACTGTTCGATGCCGATGGCGACCGTCTGGGCGAGCGCGGCCATGAGTTTGGCACCGTCACCGGACGCAAGCGCCGCTGCGGCTGGTTCGATGCGGTGCTGGTGCGCCAGACCTGCGCCACCTCGGGCGTGTCGGGTATCGCGCTGACCAAGCTCGACGTGCTGGACGGGTTCCCGGTGCTGAAGATCTGTGTCGGCTATGAACTCGACGGGACGCGGCTGGATTATCTGCCGACGGCGGCGGATGCTCAGGCCCGTTGCATCCCGATCTATGAAGAGATGGAAGGCTGGAGCGAATCGACCGCCGGCGCGCGCAGCTGGGCCGATCTGCCCGGGGCCGCGATCAAATATGTGCGCCGGATCGAAGAGCTGATCCAGTGCCCGGTCGCCCTATTGTCCACCAGCCCGGAACGGGACGATACCATTCTCGTCACCGATCCCTTCGCGGATTGA
- a CDS encoding DUF6524 family protein — translation MGIFLRWLGAFVLLSATFNPTDWNYIRWAEANFASQMPLAILLGLLLALGYMIYIAATLRSIGVIGIAFIAAIFGVAVWFFSDLGFLTLSNRDLNLWLGILALSLILGVGLSWSILRQKLSGQATVDQVDE, via the coding sequence ATGGGTATCTTTCTGCGCTGGCTCGGGGCGTTTGTGCTGCTGTCGGCCACCTTCAATCCGACCGACTGGAACTATATCCGCTGGGCCGAGGCGAATTTTGCCAGCCAGATGCCGCTGGCCATCCTGCTCGGGTTGCTGCTGGCGCTGGGATACATGATCTATATCGCCGCCACGCTGCGGTCGATCGGCGTGATAGGCATTGCCTTCATCGCCGCGATCTTTGGCGTGGCGGTGTGGTTTTTCAGCGATCTGGGCTTTCTGACGCTGAGCAACCGCGATCTGAACCTGTGGTTGGGTATTCTTGCGCTGTCGCTGATCCTCGGGGTCGGGCTGAGCTGGTCTATCCTGCGGCAGAAGCTGTCGGGGCAGGCCACCGTCGATCAGGTGGATGAATAG
- the pdxR gene encoding MocR-like pyridoxine biosynthesis transcription factor PdxR, with the protein MAQINQTNVPDWSALIPVLPQGGPRRRALYAELRRLIESGALPPGAKLPPSRDLATRLGLARGAVVAAFEMLVADGFAEARVGAGTFVAGAVPHVPVVGPVAAPLPEPAALPGDLGLALADRRTLDQFRAILHRQMARPPAAQFAYGDARGDAGLRAEVAEYLRMARGVRCHADQILLTNGTQGALDLIARVVLGPGDAVWVEDPGYPMAKAALCEMRLIPVPVDAQGLDVAAGIIACAGARAAYVTPSHQFPTGVALSMPRRLALLDWAAQAGAWIIEDDYDSEFRHAGPPLTALQGMDGQGRVIYVGTFSKALFPGLRIGYLVLPEALLAPVIALRRRVDRYPPVLAEATLAEFLREGHFASHLRRARRGVRAARDALVAALDGAGFAVQPPEQGLHLLLPLPDGCDDRAMAQAARLQGFGVRALSPMYLAAAQSGLVIGFSGFAPEVMAQAARRGSAVWGVAPYSST; encoded by the coding sequence ATGGCGCAGATAAATCAGACCAATGTGCCGGATTGGTCGGCGCTGATCCCGGTCTTGCCGCAGGGCGGGCCACGGCGGCGGGCGCTTTATGCTGAACTGCGGCGACTGATCGAAAGCGGGGCCCTGCCGCCGGGGGCCAAACTGCCACCGTCACGCGACCTAGCGACACGGCTTGGGCTGGCACGCGGTGCGGTGGTTGCGGCCTTCGAGATGCTGGTGGCGGATGGGTTTGCCGAGGCGCGGGTGGGGGCGGGTACCTTCGTGGCCGGGGCGGTGCCACATGTGCCGGTGGTGGGGCCGGTGGCGGCGCCCCTGCCGGAACCCGCCGCCTTGCCCGGCGATCTGGGGCTGGCGCTGGCCGACCGGCGCACGCTGGATCAGTTCCGCGCCATCCTGCACCGGCAGATGGCCCGCCCGCCCGCCGCTCAATTCGCCTATGGCGATGCGCGCGGCGATGCCGGTCTGCGGGCCGAGGTGGCAGAGTATCTGCGCATGGCGCGCGGGGTGCGCTGCCATGCCGACCAGATCCTGCTGACCAATGGCACGCAGGGCGCGCTGGACCTGATCGCGCGGGTGGTGCTGGGGCCGGGCGATGCGGTCTGGGTCGAGGATCCGGGCTATCCGATGGCCAAGGCGGCACTGTGCGAGATGCGTCTGATCCCGGTGCCGGTGGATGCGCAGGGGCTGGATGTCGCGGCGGGGATCATCGCCTGTGCGGGCGCGCGGGCCGCTTATGTCACGCCGTCACACCAGTTTCCGACCGGGGTGGCTCTGTCGATGCCACGCCGTCTGGCGCTGCTCGACTGGGCGGCGCAGGCCGGGGCCTGGATCATCGAGGATGATTATGACAGCGAGTTCCGCCATGCCGGGCCACCGCTGACGGCGCTGCAAGGCATGGATGGGCAAGGACGGGTGATCTATGTCGGCACCTTTTCCAAGGCGCTGTTCCCCGGTTTGCGCATTGGTTATCTGGTGCTGCCCGAGGCGCTGCTGGCGCCGGTGATCGCGCTGCGGCGTCGGGTGGACCGCTATCCGCCGGTGCTGGCCGAGGCGACGCTGGCCGAATTTCTGCGCGAAGGCCATTTTGCCAGCCACCTGCGCCGGGCGCGGCGCGGCGTGCGGGCGGCGCGGGACGCACTTGTGGCGGCGCTGGACGGGGCCGGGTTTGCGGTGCAGCCACCGGAGCAGGGGCTGCATCTGCTGCTGCCGCTGCCTGACGGCTGCGATGACCGCGCGATGGCACAGGCGGCGCGGCTGCAGGGGTTCGGTGTGCGGGCGCTGTCTCCGATGTATCTGGCGGCGGCGCAAAGCGGGCTGGTGATCGGCTTTTCCGGCTTTGCGCCCGAGGTTATGGCACAGGCGGCCCGGCGCGGCAGTGCGGTCTGGGGCGTTGCGCCCTATTCATCCACCTGA
- a CDS encoding pyridoxamine 5'-phosphate oxidase family protein, translating to MTDASYPVSPRNRAKRRHDRAQYDHEAVHAVLDAGFLCHVAYVIDGQPYCTPTIHWREGDMLYWHGSSASRMLRNQKGGTPVCVTVSHLDGLVLARSGFNHSANYRSAMCFGTAQMVDDPAEKMQQLHAVTDRFFPNRARSLRAITPQEAKATMVIKMRIEEASAKVRDAGVGDEDEDLGLPIWAGVIPVETVIRAATDSPHLPAGVTRPAELDLYAPGSRLDVALLAAQKLYQPE from the coding sequence ATGACCGATGCAAGCTACCCCGTTTCCCCCCGCAACCGCGCCAAGCGCCGCCACGACCGGGCGCAATATGATCACGAGGCCGTCCATGCCGTGCTGGACGCCGGGTTTCTGTGCCACGTCGCCTATGTGATCGACGGCCAGCCCTATTGCACCCCCACGATCCATTGGCGCGAGGGCGACATGCTGTATTGGCACGGCTCCTCGGCCAGCCGGATGCTGCGCAATCAGAAAGGCGGCACGCCGGTCTGTGTGACAGTCAGCCATCTGGACGGGCTGGTGCTGGCGCGCTCCGGCTTCAACCATTCGGCCAATTACCGATCGGCCATGTGTTTCGGCACGGCGCAGATGGTCGATGATCCGGCCGAAAAGATGCAGCAACTGCATGCCGTCACCGACCGCTTCTTTCCCAACCGGGCCAGATCGCTGCGCGCCATCACGCCGCAAGAGGCAAAGGCCACCATGGTCATCAAGATGAGGATCGAGGAGGCCAGCGCCAAGGTCCGCGATGCGGGCGTGGGCGATGAAGACGAAGACCTCGGCCTGCCGATCTGGGCCGGGGTGATCCCGGTGGAGACGGTGATCCGCGCCGCCACCGACAGCCCGCATCTGCCCGCAGGCGTGACGCGCCCCGCCGAGCTGGATCTTTACGCCCCCGGCAGCCGTCTGGACGTGGCACTGCTGGCCGCCCAAAAGCTCTATCAGCCCGAGTGA
- the secG gene encoding preprotein translocase subunit SecG, which translates to MENVILTIHLILALLLIGVVLLQRSEGGGLGMGGGGGGNGVMSGRAAATALTKLTWIFAAGFIVTSVTLTIIAARSADGGSVVDQFGGTAPAAQQPAAPLGSDLLPPTGTDAPLAPPRADQGTAPAQGTAPAEGTAPVEGTAPAAPAAPATNN; encoded by the coding sequence ATGGAAAACGTCATTCTCACCATCCACCTGATCCTCGCGCTTCTGCTCATCGGCGTCGTGCTGTTGCAGCGCTCCGAAGGCGGCGGTCTCGGCATGGGGGGCGGCGGTGGCGGCAATGGCGTGATGTCCGGCCGTGCGGCAGCGACCGCGCTGACCAAGCTGACCTGGATCTTTGCCGCCGGTTTCATCGTGACCTCGGTCACGCTGACGATCATCGCGGCCCGCAGCGCCGATGGCGGCTCGGTCGTCGATCAGTTCGGCGGCACCGCACCGGCAGCCCAGCAGCCCGCAGCGCCGCTTGGGTCGGATCTGCTGCCGCCCACAGGCACCGATGCCCCGCTGGCCCCGCCGCGCGCCGATCAGGGCACCGCCCCTGCACAGGGCACGGCCCCGGCAGAAGGCACGGCTCCGGTCGAAGGCACTGCCCCGGCAGCGCCCGCAGCCCCCGCGACCAACAACTGA